The sequence below is a genomic window from Methanosarcinales archaeon Met12.
TTTGTACGTTTTTAGTTCTTTTAGGTTACTACTTCCTTCTCCGGCGTTCAGATTTGATAGGTCGGTCTTGAACAACCAAGTCGCATCGATGCATTTTTCCTTCATATCATTTACCTCCTTGTGTTTTTCTGTTTTTATAGTTCTCCGAAAGTGTATAGACACTCATGAATGACACAAAATAGTTTTTAATGTCATCAAATTTTGCTCTTTCCAGAGATCCCAAAAATATCTCCATGCTCTCTTTATCCAACCAATAGTTTTTATCTTTATTTAATGCACTTATTTTGGCAAGTCTAAATGACGCATCTGCCATAGCACTTCTAAAATCTTCTGGACTTGAAGCATATGCAAACTTTGTCATCATGCCAACATCTTCGCTAAAACCTTTTCCTATGGTTTCCGCCACTTCTTTACATGCTTTTCTTACATTTTCCTCCAACATTGTCGATACCTCCATTATTTTATCTAAAAACACTTCCCTAAATAGATAGAGTGGTGGACTTCCCTGCGCCCTAGACCCCATCCGAATTCTGTCTGATTTAGAAATACTTTCCTTTGCCATCTTGAATAAACCGTTTGAAATTTTTTTGGCATCGAATTTTAAAATTCCATTATATAATCTTTCCATCTCATTTTCATCAAATATGTCAAACGAAAAGTTACAAAGGACATCTGGAACTAAATAAACATCATCATTGTTTGTGGGGTCTTTATGGGGTTTTAATATTTCGTAAACTTTTTCATTTGCTCGTCTATGGAAAATTGAATGTGAATTTTTTGAAATGAATAGCCATTCGACCATGTCTACAAATTTCTCTTTTGTAACCTCTATAAAAGGGGAAATAGTTAACTCCTCTGGATCTTTCTCGGAATATCTATTTTTTATGTTATGTAACAAAGTAAGCATGGATGCAGATTTGGATTTATGTGGTAAAAATCTGATATTGGTGGAATAGGAAGTGCATCGGGAACCAGAAAAATCGACATATTGCCCTTTTAAAGAAAGGTTATTGTTTATTATTCGCAGCGTTTCTATATTTACTGTATTTGGAATTGCCAAATAAGTCTCTTTCCCGGGGATATAGAAAAAAGGAATGTAGTAGTCGAATAGAGAGAAATAAGACAAAATAATGCACTTTGGGCATGATTTTACCTTCTTTCTAATATCGGTGCTGAAACCTTCAACAATATTGTTGTGGTGTTCACTTGATAATGGATTAAAAAATTGTTTCATTTCGATGAGGGTACTTGTGGCCATTCCACATACTGGGCAGATTTCATTTCCGTCCTTAAGTTCTCTTAACTTCTTAAAATCTCCATGGTTTTTAAGATTCAGTCCTATTCCCAGATAGTTGTCTTCGCTTCCTAAATAATTCATTCGCATCTTCCAAATTTGTTGTCTCTTTCCGTCAGAGTGATTTTTATCTTTCAGTATTTTTCTTTCAGAATCCAAAATTCCCATTGTATTTTTTACCTCGCCTTTAAGAGCAGGGTATTCTTTAGGGGGGGCATAACTCGCATTTGACTCTTTGTTTATAATTTTAAATGCCGTAGAGAAGTTGTATGTACCTTTTGCTGCGATGTTGTGAAGCGCTTGAGAGATGCACCCGTATAAACTCTCACTGTCCTCTGAAGATATTAGAATATGCCCCTCATTAAGTTCTATATTTGTCTCATCCTCAGAGAGTTCATTTATCTTACGTACTTCCTGAACAAGGGCAATTAAACCGTTATTTACCCATGAGTTGTTGGTGGAATTTAAGATTAGTGTTTTATTCTGATTTCCAATATTTATTTCTAAGCTTATGTCGTCCCTCATTCACAACCTCCACACATCCAAAGCCCATCGCATTCTTCATATCTCTATTCCTTCTTTTCAATTTTCTCCAATTGAATGTTCATCTCTCTCGCTTCTTTTTGAGCTCAATTAGCCAAACTCCCAAATCATTTGCACCAAACTTCAAGATAGCTTTATCCGTCTCCAGCGTAAAAATCTGATCCACGCTTTCTTCTATGGTGAACTTCACGATCTTTTGCCCCACTATTTCATCGAAATACGATTATATATTCTTATCGCCTTCCATCATCTACATCCTCTCATCCCACTAATTACAGCATCGGCCAGTTTCAATGCCCTCTCTGCGTCGATGATTTGCATACTGACATGCATATCATAATCCGATGAATTTCTGAGCCTCCTCAATGAATGCAGCTTATTCGCAATTAAGGGATTGGCACCATACAAACTCTCAATTAATTTACGGTGAACATCCGGGGCTCTCAACCTCAATCCAAGTTTATCCCTTGTGATGAGGAAAGACGCATAGTATGCCCTGCCTATAGAGGTCCTTATGCTCGCCTCATCCTCATTTATAAGCTCCTTAGCCAGATGAAAGAAATCAATGGGATCAAACATGCTCAAACTCCAGTAGCACTTTTACAGCATCCTTCGAATCTACCTTTGAATATACATCCATGATAAGCAGATCACAAACCTCGCTGAAGAGCTCTTTTCTAACATCTAACTTTATTTTAACCACAACGTACTTCCACGACTCGATCTCCGGGTCCTGTTCGATTTTTAGATCGACAAACTTAAACGGTATGGAGAGTTCTGTAAGCTTTTCAAGTAAACGCGAGATAATCTTTTTTGCTATCTCTTCGAAACCGTTTGCTCTGCTTACAAGATCGGCCAGCGTGGTCTTATAGAAGGGATAACTGATTACCAATTCTCTATTTGGAATGAAGATGCTCGGCTCCTTAGACACGACGATCGACAATCAAATCTCCTCGATTTTCTTTTTCAATGTGACCTTAATTTCCCCATTCTTATTGCAAACCCCTATCAACAAGCCCCTCTTCTCATCATAGATAAGACCGCATTCGTCTGGTTTTAGTGTTTTGATTTTTTCACTTTTCAAAAACTCCTCTAGTTCTTTGTCCACATTCTCACCTCTACACACAACTTTCGGCTCATTCGTTATTATCGTTTCTCCCGCCTCTATTTCCTACAACCCCCACATATCCAAAACCCATCGCATTCTTCATATCTCTATTCCTTCTTTCACCGCCTCTCTCACGATCGTAATCTCTTTCTTCTTTTTCTCGAATTCTTCTGGAGTGTAGCAAAGGAAGTCCACAGGATAGCCGAGATCCCATTCAAGATAAAACGGCACAGGTCTTTTGAGAGCACTCTTTCCTTCAAACTCCTCGCTGACCAGAATCACATCTAAGTCGCTGAACTCCCTTGACTCGCCTCTTGCAACAGAGCCAAAAAGTATCGCTTTTTTCACTCCATGTTTTTTTATGAAATCTTTGAGCCTGCTCAGAATCTCAGCTTTTTCTTTGTCCATTTCAGCACCTCCTTAGCCGAGTGGATGATTTCTTCTACTTCGCCTTTATCAAAATCTGAAGCTACATCAGGATAGCGCGTGGCCGTGTAGGCAGGATTTATTTTGGCGCAGAGTTCTATTATTTTTGAAGGTGCATTAACTCTCCTAGACAGCTCTACAACGTCATGGATTCTGGGGAAGCTACCAATTTGCTGAATCATAAGTGCTTTCAATGCCTTTTCTACAGCCTGTTGGGAAAGAAATGCAGAGACATAATACTCACCGAGTTCCATAATCTTCTCAGCACTTTCCATATCCTTTACTGCCTGCTTCCACCAATTCTCGGTTTCTTTTCTCATTGCATATCCTCATTAATTCTTCCTCAAGCCCACTACCCATCCAGATTGAAATTTCAATTTTCATCTTCTGCGCTTCTTCCATCTACCACCCCCTTATCCAAACCCAATCTTCATATCTCTATTCCCTCTTCCACCGCCTCTCTCACAATCGTGATCTGTTTCTTCTTTTTCTCAAACTCCTCTGGCGTGTAGCACAAGAAATCAACTGGATAATCTAAATCCCAGGAATCGTAAAGCAACAGAGGTCTTTTCCTAAACTTCAGCCCTTTGAACTTAGGTGATACGATGATCAGATCAATGTCGCTGTGTTTTTCATATTCTCCCTTGGCCCTAGAGCCGAAGAATATCATCCTTTCTATCGATGTGTGTTTAGAGGATTTCTTTCTAAAATCTCTCAAATCCTTGATCACGTCTTTTTTTCTATCCATGTCAGCACCTTCTCGGCATCCTTTAAGTCGTTAGTCGCATCATCTTTGGAATATTCATACGCGGGCAACTTTCCACTGGCGTCTGGATATCTAGTTTCCGCGTAAACTGGATTTAATCTTTTGCATGCAGCGATCAGATCATCTGGAAGACCAACTTTTTTTGCAAAGAAAACGATGTCGTGAATCCTCAACAGTTCATCGTATTTCTCGATGTATAAGGCCTTTAAAGCCTTCTCGACTGCCTGCTGAGAGAGAAAAGAGGACACGTAGTAGTCTTTATATCTCAGTGCGTTTTTGGCACTCTCTAAGTCTCTTAATGCCTGCTTCCACCAGTTCGATACTTCCTCTCTCATCCTACAACCTCCTCCCATCCAAACCCCATCGCATTTGCATTTACTTTGACCTGATGTATTCAACCATGAACTTCGCAAACGTGTCAAAATCATCCAACTTGTTGTGCAGGAAGTCGTGGAGAATGCCCATATCAACCTCTTCATACATGTGAACCAAGACATTTCTAAAGCCAGCCGCTAATGCGAATTCTTCGGCGAAATCCTCTGGCAAAATATCGTGCTTTCCGAGAATCAATATCACGCTCTTGTAATCCTCGGGCTTTTCAAACCCCTCAACAGAGATGATGATCTCGCCTATATCAAGCGTTGATTCTATCGCCAACTGGAAGTTCCTTTCGATAGCACTTCTTAACTCATAATTTCCTTCCAGTTCTTCCATTAACACGTTTCTTTTTGACGATAAAAAATTCACATACTTTTTCATCGATCGTAACTTGAGGGATATTTTTTCCTTTTCATCCATAAGCTCACCTAATAAGTGATACCTTCCTCCATCACCTTTCTCAGGAATATGTCAGAGGCCATCTTTTCATGATATCTTCTGTCTAGATATCTAGATAAAATCCTTTGCTCGACGTCAACCCTTTTTCCTTCGTCTCTCATGAAGATTGGGGCGTTGCATTTTATTATCTCGTAATTAAGGGAAATGGGTACATCATTCATTACCACCATGTCTACTTTATCCGTTTTTAATAGCGAGATGATCTCGCTGATTATACTCAGCATCTCTTTCCCCCTCTCCTCTTTGGTCAAAGCATCATTGAGATATATTCCTACGTCTACATCGCTCAACTTTCCTCTTTTCTCATTAGCCATAGAGCCAAATAGATACGCAAGTTCAACGCATGAGTGAGCGTTAAAGAGCCCTTTAATTTTCTCTAATATGGCTCCCTTAGATACGACGATCGACAATCAAATCTCCTCGATTTTCTTTTTCAATGTGACCTTAATTTCCCCATTCTTATTGCAGACCCCTATCAACAAGCCCCTCTTCTCATCATAGATGAGACCGCATTCGTCTGGTTTTAGTGTTTTGATTTTTTCACTTTTCAAAAACTCCTCTATCGTTTCTCCCGTTCATTCTCTTATAACCTCCACACATCCAAAGCCCATCGCATTCTTTTCCCCTATGCCAGCATCGTAAGCAAAGTCCAATAGCTCAGGGCTTGCTTCTAGGTCAAAAGTCATCAGACTGCATCTTCTGGGCGTGGCTTTTTCGCCGCTGCCTATTAGAATGCGCTTTCCCTTAAAATCCCTTACGCTAGTAATGTGAAAGTGATCTTTTTTTGGCGGCGTGCCATGGTATTCCGTATAACGCTCAACAAGGTTTTTATGAACATTTTCATGAAATTTTCCATCAGTTGGATATAACTCCCATTCCTTGAGCTCACCACTCCCCTCTCGCAGTGTTTTCACGAATATTGGGCTTATCGTCCTAAACGTAGACTGATTTGTGAGCTTCTTCTGCTCTAAGATTTCGATCTTGGTCACGACGAATCTCTGATTATAAAGATTAAAATCTGGCGTCTGTAAAAGACCTTCAGCAAAACTCCTCACAAACTCGACGTCAGGCGAAGTCAGGATGAAATGGGCGTCCTCGAATGCCAATCCTTTGCGTGAAGGGCGACGATCTGGAATTATCAGATTTGAAAAATTGTAGAACTTGAAGCCCTGATGAGAATGAGATTCGTTTGCAAGCCTAATGTTTCCGAGCGCGAGCTTCCCATATAACATCGAAGCTAAGGCATACTGGTAATCGAATGGAAGCAGTCCTTTCGAGATTTTTCTTACAAATATTTTGGCACGCATATAATTGGGATGGTATCATTCTATTACGAGTATCCTCGGTTTGATATACATTTTTATATCGATGCACCATACCTATAATCTTTATGCCAAAACCCCAAATTTATTTTTCGACCATCATCATATTTAAACATATCAAGACGATATAATAAAAAATAGTTTAACCTGCCTAAGGAATAGTATGAAAAAAGTAGTATTATCATATTCAGGGGGCCTGGATACCTCGGTCTGCATTCCCTTACTGAAAGAACACTATGGCTATGATGAAGTTATCACGGTCACCGTGGATGTGGGACAGCCAGACATAGAAAGAGCGGAGAAAAATGCAGCAAAGTTGAGCGACAGACATTACACGATAGATGCGAGGGAAGAGTTTGTGCATGATTACATTTTTCCACTGATCAAGGCGAACGGCAATTATGAAGGTTATGTACTTGGAACAGCTATAGCCCGCCCACTCATCGCCAAAAAAACGGTGGAGATTGCACACAAGGAAAAAGCGCATGCACTATCACATGGTTGCACTGGAAGGGGAAACGACCAGTTCCGCTTTGAGGCGGTATTCAGGACGACCGACCTCGATATAGTTGCGCCGATGCGAGATATGAATCTAACGCGAGACTGGGAGATAGAATATGCGAGGACGCATGGCATACCAGTTCCTGTCACAAAAGAGGAGCCGTGGAGCATCGACGAGAATCTGTGGAGTAGGAGTATCGAAGGGGGAAAACTCGAAGACCCGGCTTATGTTCCACCAGAGAAAATATTTGAATGGACCGCCTCGCTCGAAAAAGCCCTGGATAAACCAGAAATAATCGAGATAGGATTTGACGAGGGCGTCCCCACATCCTTGAATGGTGAAAAAATGAAAGGAGTGGAGTTGATACAGAAGCTCAATGATACTGGAGGCAGACATGGAATAGGCCGCACCGACCTAATCGAAGACAGAATTTTGGGTCTAAAGGCAAGGGAAAATTACGAACACCCTGCTGCTACCATATTGCTCACGGCTCACAGGGATTTGGAGCAACTGGTCCTGACGCGAAACGAGTTGAGGTTCAAGGCGCTGGTGGATGATGCATGGGCTGAGCTGGTATATCACGGGCTGGTGGATGACCCATTGTTCGCTGATTTGAATGCGTTCATCGACGAGACGCAAAAAAGGGTGAGCGGCTCTGTTACGATGCGATTGTTCAAGGGCGATGCGAAGGTAATTGCACGTGAATCCCCGAACACGTTATATTCAAAAGAGCTTGCGTCCTTCGACGACAAGTCGCTTGACCAAAAGTATGCAGAAGGATATGCGAAGTTTCATGGACTTCAGGCGAGGCTGTTCAAGAAGCTTGAGAGATGATTTCGAGCAGAGGCGGACACGGGGACATATGATTAGTCCACATCTTCCTTATAACCGTCACCGCCGACCATTGTGGCGCTTATCGAATCCAGTCCATCGACCCACTCGGCAACGCATCCTGGTGGCAATTCCCTGTTAAACTTGAATGATTGGCCTGCGAGTATCTTCGCTCCTGCCTGGCTGACCAGTTCCAACGCCGCCTCCGGGTCCCCTCCTTTCTCGGCTTCTATCGCCTGCACAATCACCTCATCGATTGAACCCGACCCATACCTATCCCCGATATAACACTGACATGAGCCGAACACACCGACCAGCGATGACTGAATCGATTGAATCATCATGTCTATGTCATCGTTGATGGGCTCAACCTTTGCGAGGGTTATCCTTTCGATATTCTTGATGTCCTCCCGGGCTTTGCTATTGGATATCTTCTTTTTACGAAACCTGTTTATGACTTTCAGGCAGGCTAATACCACGTCATCTTCCATGTTGACGAAGATGGTAGTATCTGGCGCATTATCGGGGTCAGAGAGACTGAATCCACTCTCCTTCGCCCTGGCGATCCAGTTCTTCCAGCGCCCCTCGGTATAATTTTCAGGATGTTGTTCGACCATAATTGCCCCCATACTTCAAATTTGTCATCACTATGTTAAAACGTTTATGGTATGGATGGGATAAAAGGGTGCAATTGTAAGGTATATATCCCAAAAACTCCTATGATTTGGATGATGAATTTCCCGATGAAAAATTGGTGATTTTATGAATGCTTATGACGCAATCATTATCGGAGCAGGTCCTGCTGGTTTGACGGCGGGGATATATGCCGTGCGAAGCGGTCTAAAGACGCTGATACTGGAAAAGGGTATGCCGGGCGGGAAGGCGAACGACGCGCCCCTTGTGGAGAACTACCCCTGCTTCGAGAGCATAAGCGGCAGGGAGCTCATGAATAAGATGGAGGCGCATGCATCCCGATATGCCGATATCAAGTTAGAAAATGTTTTGAGCATGGAGTTGAAAGAAAAAGTGGTAGTTGCCGCCAAAGAAGAATATGTGGCTGATGCGGTGATACTGGCCACCGGTGCGTTCCATAAAAAACTTGGCGTGCCTGGCGAAGAGGAATTCGCAGGTAGGGGGGTGTCTCAGTGCGTCATATGCGATGGTTTTTTCTTTAAGAAAAAGCACGTTCTCGTGGTTGGCGGTGGCAATACAGCGGTATTGAACGCGATTTATCTCAAAAACATTGGCTGTGACGTCACACTAATACATCGGCGGAATCGGCTCAGAGCAGACAGCCATTTGCAAAGTGAGCTGTTTAAACTGGGAATTAGGGTGCTTTGGAATTCCGTAGTGAAGGAAATAAGAGGGGGCGATTTCGTCAAAAGCGTAGCAGTTCACAACATAAAAGATGATGCCCTCGATGAGCTAAACGTAGAGGGTGTGTTCGTATCCGTTGGCGAGTCGCCTAACAATGAACTTGCCAAATCAATTGGGGTAAAATTGGACGGACGAGGATACATCATCACCGACAAAAACCAGCGAACGAACGTTCCAAGGGTTTATGCCGCTGGCGATGTGACGGGTGGCGCAAAACAAATCGTGATGGCGTGTGCCGAAGGTGCAACCGCTGCGCTGTCCGCATATATGGATTTAAAGAGTCCGTATTGGGCGGATTAGTGAGATGTGCGAATCGACATTTATATCATAAAGTTATGCTTTACATATTAGAACAAAAGGTTTAATTCGATTCAGTGGTAATCTATATAGACCTAAATTATGATGAACATAGACACGATCTTCTTCGACGCATACGGAACCCTTATAGATGTAAGGGATTATTTCCATGGCCTCCCGGTGCAGGTGTTAAAAGACATCGAATGCGACCTGGACCCGCACCAGTTCATGGAAGTATGGAATGAGGAATTCACAAATACGATGTTCGATGTAATTGAGGAAAAACGCCCGTTTCTGAACATCCGAGCGATATACGGAATAAGCTTGAAAGACGCTCTTCTAAAACATTCAATCCCGGTAAGCGATGTTCGATTGGACGGGCTCAATATGCTCTGCAAACAGCTTTTAGATGAGAAATGCGTCATATCGCCCTCGGCCAGGAATGTGATAAAAACGTTGAAAGACGATGGCATGAAGATGGGCATAATATCCAACGGGGACTGTGGAGAGCTTTTGCAACATCTGGGAGATGTGGCCAAACTATTCGATGACATAATCATCTCGGAAAATCTCGGGGTATACAAGCCAGACCATCGAATATTCAAATTCGCGCTGGAGAGATTGAAAACAAGACCAGAAAACGCCTTATTCGTAGGCGATAACATTAAAATCGATATAGCTGGGGCAAACAACGCTGGCATCTATTCAATATGGTACAACAAAAACGGAGAACAACCAGAGGATGGAATTAAACCCCATTTTACGATAACCGGCATAAACGAGGTGTTGGATATCATGAAGTTGATGTCCCCAGTGCCTCGATGATGGCCTCTTTTTGAATCTCCGCCGCCTTATGGATATTTTCATTTCTGCACGGATAGTATTGAATCAAGAGGCTTGCCCTTATCGGTGCCTCACTGCTCGATGTGCCGACCAAATTTTCTGCCACAAACCAGCTGCCGCCACAGGGCGTTCCTGTGATCACGTCTACCTTTGTGATGATGCCATTGGATGTGGTGACCTTGTATTTTGGGCGCCCGAGCTTAGACGTGAATTCGTTGATGATGTCGTTCTCACACGTTTCTAGCGTGCAGCAAATCTCATCGACTAAAATATGAATTTTATATCTTTGGGACAACTCGTCCAATCGCTTTTTTGTGCCGGCCCTGGCATATCCCCCTGGAACGATAACGGCGCGGGTGCCATATTTTCCAGCCAGTTTTATGACCTCTGGCGTCAGGTCCGGATGAAGCGAATAGGTGATCAGCATATCTACATTGAACACCGCCTCATCGATGCCCTTCAAAAAATGGGTGGCATCTTCTATAAACTCTGGCATATCTGATGGCAGGGTTGTCGATATCACAGACATATCGGTCTTGGACTCGATCGTCTCGACCATGTCCAATCCATGTTCTCCACGAGTGATGACTCCTATGAGCATCGTCGCATCATCCTTAGCCTTAACCATGTCAGGCAAAAAATGATAGCAATAGAGATAATACCACCGTTATACATATGGCCCTGAAACTGCCTACCCCGCCAAGATTGATGAAGGCACTGCCCTCCTCTATCGGATGGAGCCGCGTCATTAGCCCTATTAAAATACCGAGGACTCCACCGATGAGTACTACCGATGCGATGCTCTCTGGCGCCAATATGAACGCAAATGGAATCGATGCCAACCCAATATAATTCGGCACTATTATGCCGATGCCTGCTTCCATTTTAGAGAGAAAATGCGTAGATACTGCTAAAATCATGGTGACCAGTACGGTTTCAAGGAAGGGGACGTTATATCTGGTGCCCAGTATAAGAAGCAATGGAATGATAAAACCACCCACATTGAGAGTTATCGTCGTATGGTAGACGCGTGGGGCTCCTGTGCTAAGTTCGTCTTCTACCGGCACGGAATACAGCCTGCCGAGTAGGCTGGCTTCGCCCCCCGTGTAACTGGGTTTCCTGGTCCTCATGCGATGTATAGGGATTTCAAAAACGCTGAAAAGCAACATTGCAGCAACTGTTGCTAATATGAGATAAGAATCAAGACCGAGCACGGGTCCCAGTTTTCCCGTGTAGCGCAGATAGACCAGTGGCAATAATATGAAACCAAATAATGCAACCGCCTTACAATCAGGTGTGTTTATGAGTCCTCTCACATGATCACCAAATAGAATGATTGTCCGCCTAGTTAATAACTGTTATGTATGGAGTGGCTAAAATCCCGCACAGATACTCTACTCGCGCCTCTGCTTCTCCAGATACGAATATACCGCACCGTGTGGTGCGCCATCAATCAACATCCCGATCGCTCTTCGCGCAATCTCCACCCGCTCTATCGCTCCGATGATTCCTATGGTTTTTCCATACACAGAAATTTTCACATCACTTAAGTTCTCTATTACCTCCCGAGCCCTTCCATCTTTCCCGATTATTCGTCCCTTGATGCGCATGATATCCTTCTGCGTCGTGAATATCTTGGATAGGTCGATGATATCAGATACAAGCGTTTCATCATCGAGCAATCGAAATGCATTTTCTTCGCTGAACCCACGACCAATTGCTTTAATTACCTCTCCGGCGTTCATCTCGCCAATAGGGTCCAATGACTCTATTTCGATGCTGCCGCTTTCGCTGTCGATGCGAATGGTCGTACCGGAGCGCTCTTCAATCGTCTTCTTTGTGACTCCTTTGTTCCCGATGATCACGCCAACCCGCTCAGCCGGCACTTTGATGTGGATCATCTTTCCCTCCCCTCTTAATCTCTGCGATTAGCCCCTCTTCGGAACACTCTACGCCCAATTTTCTGAAAAATCTGACGATGTTCCCTACATCGCGGACGAAAAACTCTTCGGCGTGGGGGTGGCTCAGAAGCACTGATTGTCCCATATCGATGAATATCGGTTCGCCGTAGTACATGATGTTGTACTCACTCAAGTCTGCGTGGACCAGTCCTGCCTTATGATACAGTAGCCTCATATATTCTGTTATTTTCTCATAAGTCCCAACTGGATCCTCGATCTCCGATGCAACTTCCTTCAGCAAGGGTGCATGGATGCCATCTTTCCCGATAAATTCCATCACCAGAACGTTACGCTCAGATATTATCGGCATGGGAACTCGAACGCCAGCATCGTGTGCCCTCATCAGATTTCGCAGTTCTTTTTTAGTCCATGCTATCACGATGTCCTTTTTGTCGTGCTTTATGCTCTTAAATCTGGGATCGCCAGTTATATATTCCTGCATTGCCCTGAAGTCACTGGTTGTAATACGGTATATCTTCACGGCTATCTCACCTTTTTCATCGAGAGCATGAAACACGTTCGCCTCCTTCCCGGTGCTCATAACTCCTCCCAAAGAACGGATGAATTTCTTATTTGAAAGCCGATACAGGGCTTTCAGTGTCGGAACGTCAAATACTCCTTCCTCGACCTTTAGGTCATCTGAGTCCTTTATCCTGATTC
It includes:
- a CDS encoding nucleotidyltransferase domain-containing protein, whose product is MDKEKAEILSRLKDFIKKHGVKKAILFGSVARGESREFSDLDVILVSEEFEGKSALKRPVPFYLEWDLGYPVDFLCYTPEEFEKKKKEITIVREAVKEGIEI
- a CDS encoding HEPN domain-containing protein; protein product: MRKETENWWKQAVKDMESAEKIMELGEYYVSAFLSQQAVEKALKALMIQQIGSFPRIHDVVELSRRVNAPSKIIELCAKINPAYTATRYPDVASDFDKGEVEEIIHSAKEVLKWTKKKLRF
- a CDS encoding nucleotidyltransferase domain-containing protein, which codes for MDRKKDVIKDLRDFRKKSSKHTSIERMIFFGSRAKGEYEKHSDIDLIIVSPKFKGLKFRKRPLLLYDSWDLDYPVDFLCYTPEEFEKKKKQITIVREAVEEGIEI
- a CDS encoding HEPN domain-containing protein, whose amino-acid sequence is MREEVSNWWKQALRDLESAKNALRYKDYYVSSFLSQQAVEKALKALYIEKYDELLRIHDIVFFAKKVGLPDDLIAACKRLNPVYAETRYPDASGKLPAYEYSKDDATNDLKDAEKVLTWIEKKT
- a CDS encoding DUF86 domain-containing protein, whose product is MDEKEKISLKLRSMKKYVNFLSSKRNVLMEELEGNYELRSAIERNFQLAIESTLDIGEIIISVEGFEKPEDYKSVILILGKHDILPEDFAEEFALAAGFRNVLVHMYEEVDMGILHDFLHNKLDDFDTFAKFMVEYIRSK
- a CDS encoding nucleotidyltransferase domain-containing protein; protein product: MSIVVSKGAILEKIKGLFNAHSCVELAYLFGSMANEKRGKLSDVDVGIYLNDALTKEERGKEMLSIISEIISLLKTDKVDMVVMNDVPISLNYEIIKCNAPIFMRDEGKRVDVEQRILSRYLDRRYHEKMASDIFLRKVMEEGITY
- the cas6 gene encoding CRISPR-associated endoribonuclease Cas6, whose product is MRAKIFVRKISKGLLPFDYQYALASMLYGKLALGNIRLANESHSHQGFKFYNFSNLIIPDRRPSRKGLAFEDAHFILTSPDVEFVRSFAEGLLQTPDFNLYNQRFVVTKIEILEQKKLTNQSTFRTISPIFVKTLREGSGELKEWELYPTDGKFHENVHKNLVERYTEYHGTPPKKDHFHITSVRDFKGKRILIGSGEKATPRRCSLMTFDLEASPELLDFAYDAGIGEKNAMGFGCVEVIRE
- a CDS encoding argininosuccinate synthase; this encodes MKKVVLSYSGGLDTSVCIPLLKEHYGYDEVITVTVDVGQPDIERAEKNAAKLSDRHYTIDAREEFVHDYIFPLIKANGNYEGYVLGTAIARPLIAKKTVEIAHKEKAHALSHGCTGRGNDQFRFEAVFRTTDLDIVAPMRDMNLTRDWEIEYARTHGIPVPVTKEEPWSIDENLWSRSIEGGKLEDPAYVPPEKIFEWTASLEKALDKPEIIEIGFDEGVPTSLNGEKMKGVELIQKLNDTGGRHGIGRTDLIEDRILGLKARENYEHPAATILLTAHRDLEQLVLTRNELRFKALVDDAWAELVYHGLVDDPLFADLNAFIDETQKRVSGSVTMRLFKGDAKVIARESPNTLYSKELASFDDKSLDQKYAEGYAKFHGLQARLFKKLER
- a CDS encoding DUF2150 family protein, translated to MVEQHPENYTEGRWKNWIARAKESGFSLSDPDNAPDTTIFVNMEDDVVLACLKVINRFRKKKISNSKAREDIKNIERITLAKVEPINDDIDMMIQSIQSSLVGVFGSCQCYIGDRYGSGSIDEVIVQAIEAEKGGDPEAALELVSQAGAKILAGQSFKFNRELPPGCVAEWVDGLDSISATMVGGDGYKEDVD
- the trxB gene encoding thioredoxin-disulfide reductase, which gives rise to MNAYDAIIIGAGPAGLTAGIYAVRSGLKTLILEKGMPGGKANDAPLVENYPCFESISGRELMNKMEAHASRYADIKLENVLSMELKEKVVVAAKEEYVADAVILATGAFHKKLGVPGEEEFAGRGVSQCVICDGFFFKKKHVLVVGGGNTAVLNAIYLKNIGCDVTLIHRRNRLRADSHLQSELFKLGIRVLWNSVVKEIRGGDFVKSVAVHNIKDDALDELNVEGVFVSVGESPNNELAKSIGVKLDGRGYIITDKNQRTNVPRVYAAGDVTGGAKQIVMACAEGATAALSAYMDLKSPYWAD
- a CDS encoding HAD family hydrolase; amino-acid sequence: MMNIDTIFFDAYGTLIDVRDYFHGLPVQVLKDIECDLDPHQFMEVWNEEFTNTMFDVIEEKRPFLNIRAIYGISLKDALLKHSIPVSDVRLDGLNMLCKQLLDEKCVISPSARNVIKTLKDDGMKMGIISNGDCGELLQHLGDVAKLFDDIIISENLGVYKPDHRIFKFALERLKTRPENALFVGDNIKIDIAGANNAGIYSIWYNKNGEQPEDGIKPHFTITGINEVLDIMKLMSPVPR
- a CDS encoding DUF166 family protein, coding for MVKAKDDATMLIGVITRGEHGLDMVETIESKTDMSVISTTLPSDMPEFIEDATHFLKGIDEAVFNVDMLITYSLHPDLTPEVIKLAGKYGTRAVIVPGGYARAGTKKRLDELSQRYKIHILVDEICCTLETCENDIINEFTSKLGRPKYKVTTSNGIITKVDVITGTPCGGSWFVAENLVGTSSSEAPIRASLLIQYYPCRNENIHKAAEIQKEAIIEALGTSTS